One region of Alosa sapidissima isolate fAloSap1 chromosome 1, fAloSap1.pri, whole genome shotgun sequence genomic DNA includes:
- the rapgef2a gene encoding rap guanine nucleotide exchange factor 2 yields the protein MASFVDNSFRHAVIKIPAERTQQDLQIVYSYLHGMEALSNLREHQLRLMCETVRYEQHEANEVLYYPDDIGSCWYILLSGSVFIKESMFLPRSSFGKRSAGSARRGCECIVLEPSEMLVVDYVDESEVYFQRQASHRQSRRRFRKINQSGERETIIDTVEHDDYPLSSSKPPLPPTYHSESPKQQLAVDFSKLHLSESLHPHLTRSSQSACSFTSESGSSSLSDIYQSTESECGELDLSGLPETAVDSDEEEEDDEEEDVSRSADPLMSRDVVRDCLEKDPMDRTDDDIEQLLEFMQQLPAFANLSVWVRRELCAVMVFAVVERAGTVVLNHGEELDSWSVILNGSVEILYPDGQNEALCMGSSFGVTPSMEKELMVGVMKTKVDDCQFVCIAQQEYCHILNRVELNTQRVEEEGEIVMVKEHRDLDRTGTRKGHIVVKGTCERLMQHLVEDHSVVDPTYIEDFLLTYRTFLPRPLSLGHRLLEWFKEPSLRDKVTRVVLMWVNNHFSDFEEDDAMSGFLEEFQSCLEKEKMTGHLRLLNIACAAQAKPRVVCVSRAARDCPLPFSLLGGAERGTRLFISAVEVGSNAEEAGLKRGDQILEVNGQSFENLLLSKAMEILKGQLQLTMSVKTNLLVFKELVSRVLEERRSGVPHLPKIGDARKNRLSVPDLAVTLGGGGQEKVNRKAKAHTVGGRNKLLKILDKTRISILPQKPYSVGQSQDDSIVGMKQSKHVSSSLTASGTLSPSNPDLQNQQVASEHTNCQSEQDQVLRVFKADQQSRYLMVTKESTAREVINHAMREFGLSAPPEAYSLCEVTVTPEGVTKQRRLPDQLNKLADRIQLSSRYYLKSNTETETLCSDVEAQELLRESQVCLLSLSSEELANQLSARNYLLFSSIHPVDYILDLFKLRPGDAHSTANLHQFEDLINQETFWVATEIVKEPNQVRRAKVIKQLIKVAARCREVNNYNSTFNIISGLNLAPVSRLRGTWEKLPAKYDKLLSELQTVFDPSRNMAKYRSLLNTPPTHTLQPPVIPLFPVIKKDLTFLHEGNDSKVDGLVNFEKLRMIAREIRHVGRMATVYTDPTLLYRTRKKKWRSLGSLSQTGSSTVLDMAMMGQKKRSRRGSFLGAKRLYEEELMMRRVRQYLSTHVHVPQSPEELLHTLSLQWEPAAQPVSKSSGERRTVDSSPAMPRSPTPQASHTHLARRRSSNKETFGAKSPQPLQKVLNHSEEGRSQQKSQVEDSQSNASSLLSSPPVSPQSTPRRGVYPSSDVDQYSLLSSSSCDLMEDVRGPHAHVHINMPAHTQSASNILSTARTEPDQISLGSYSLSQDQCDRASLDAADSGRGSWTSCSSGSHDNIQSIPQRCWDTLSEGAGGVRGYWTTPTGYWGDELEGETGTIKRRGNKPVIGECRGNKPVIGHREGRFREPPPTPPGYTPLAEVSYNPPPGRRPPDYNAALQRSRLLKRTCDSPGPIGVQQIGHAHRQAPRPPQGKEDGEQVSAV from the exons gaTCTCCAGATTGTGTACTCTTATCTGCATGGGATGGAAGCACTGTCCAACCTGAGAGAACACCAGCTCAG gttAATGTGTGAAACAGTCCGATATGAGCAGCATGAGGCCAATGAAGTTCTCTACTA TCCTGATGACATTGGGAGCTGCTGGTACATTTTGCTGTCTGGATCGGTCTTCATCAAAGAATCCATGTTTCTTCCacgcagcag CTTCGGGAAGCGCTCTGCGGGCAGTGCAAGGAGAGGCTGTGAGTGCATCGTTCTGGAGCCATCTGAGATGCTAGTG GTGGACTACGTGGACGAGAGTGAAGTGTACTTCCAGCGCCAGGCGTCCCATCGCCAGTCCCGCCGCAGGTTCCGTAAAATCAACCAGAGTGGGGAACGAGAGACCATCATCGACACTGTGGAGCACGATGACTACCCCCTCAGCAGCAGCAAGccccccctaccccccacctACCACTCA GAGAGCCCCAAACAACAG CTGGCAGTGGATTTCTCTAAGCTCCACCTCTCCGAGAGTCTCCACCCCCATCTCACCCGCTCCAGCCAATCAGCATGCAGCTTCACCAGCGAGTCTGGCAGCAGCAGCCTGTCAGACATTTAccag tcgaCAGAGAGCGAGTGTGGAGAGTTGGACCTGAGTGGGCTGCCGGAGACAGCAGTGGACtcggatgaggaagaggaggacgacGAAGAGGAAGACGTCAGTCGCTCAGCCGATCCGCTCATGAGCAGAGATGTAGTGAGGGACTGTCTAGAGAAGGACCCCATGGATCGCACAGATGACGACATCG AGCAATTACTGGAGTTTATGCAGCAGCTGCCAGCCTTTGCCAACTTGAGTGTGTGGGTGCGCAGAGAGCTGTGTGCCGTCATGGTGTTTGCAGTGGTGGAGCGCGCGGGCACAGTGGTGCTGAACCATGGAGAAGAG CTGGACTCGTGGTCAGTTATTCTGAATGGGTCAGTGGAGATTCTGTACCCTGATGGCCAGAATGAGGCTTTGTGCATGGGAAGCAGCTTTGGTGTGACTCCCTCCATGGAGAAGGAGCTCATGGTGGGAGTGATGAAGACCAAGGTGGACGATTGTCAG tttgtGTGCATCGCTCAGCAAGAGTACTGCCACATTCTCAACCGTGTTGAGCTGAACACGCAACGtgtggaagaggagggggagatcgTCATGGTCAAGGAACACCGCGATCTCGACCGGACAGGAACCCGAAAAGGGCACATTGTCGTCAAG ggCACGTGTGAGCGCCTGATGCAGCATCTGGTGGAAGACCACTCGGTGGTGGACCCCACCTATATCGAGGACTTCCTGTTGACCTACCGCACCTTCCTGCCACGCCCCCTCAGCCTTGGACACAGACTCCTGGAGTGGTTTAAAGAGCCCAGCCTGCGAGACAAg GTCACCCGCGTGGTGCTCATGTGGGTTAATAATCACTTCAGCGACTTTGAGGAGGATGACGCCATGAGCGGCTTCCTGGAAGAGTTTCAGAGCTGTTTGGAAAAAGAG AAGATGACGGGCCACCTGCGGCTGTTGAACATCGCGTGTGCGGCTCAGGCCAAGCCtcgcgtggtgtgtgtgtcccgcGCCGCGCGCGACTGCCCCCTGCCCTTCAGCCTGCTGGGCGGAGCCGAGAGAGGAACGCGCCTCTTCATCAGCGCCGTGGAGGTGGGCAGCAATGCCGAGGAGGCGGGCCTTAAACGAGGAGACCAG ATTCTGGAGGTGAATGGCCAGAGTTTTGAGAACCTGCTGCTGTCGAAAGCCATGGAGATCCTCAAAGGCCAGCTGCAGCTCACAATGAGTGTCAAGACCAACCTGCTAG tgtttaagGAGCTGGTTTCCAGAGtgttagaggagaggaggagtggagttcCGCACCTGCCAAAGATTGGTGATGCGCGGAAGAATCGGCTCTCTGTTCCTGACCTGGCGGTAACGTTAGGGGGTGGAGGTCAAGAGAAGGTCAACAGGAAGGCTAAAGCTCACACAGTAGGCGGCCGCAACAAACTCCTCAAGATTCTGGACAAAACTCGCATCAGCATCTTGCCACAGAAGCCATACAG TGTGGGTCAGTCCCAGGATGACAGCATAGTGGGTATGAAGCAGTCCAAACACGTGTCGTCCAGTTTGACAGCCAGCGGAACCCTGTCGCCAAGCAACCCTGACCTGCAGAACCAGCAAGTAGCTAGTGAGCACACCAACTGCCAATCAG agCAAGACCAGGTGCTGCGTGTGTTCAAGGCTGATCAGCAGAGCAGGTACCTGATGGTAACCAAGGAGAGCACGGCGAGGGAGGTGATCAATCATGCGATGAGAGAGTTTGGTCTGAGCGCGCCCCCTGAAGCCTATTCGCTGTGTGAGGTGACTGTCACGCCTGAGGGCGTGACCAAACAGAGACGGCTTCCTGATCAGCTCAACAAACTTGCTGATAGGATTCAGCTCAGTTCCAG gtaCTACCTGAAGAGCAACACGGAGACGGAGACTCTGTGCTCGGACGTGGAGGCTCAGGAGCTGCTGCGGGAGTCCCAGGTGTGCCTGCTCTCGCTGAGCTCTGAGGAGCTGGCCAATCAGCTGTCGGCGCGCAACTACCTGCTCTTCTCCAGCATCCACCCGGTGGACTACATCCTGGACCTGTTCAAGCTTCGCCCGGGCGACGCCCACTCCACCGCCAACCTGCACCAGTTCGAGGACCTCATCAACCAGGAGACCTTCTGGGTCGCCACGGAGATCGTCAAGGAACCCAACCAGGTGCGGAGGGCAAAGGTCATCAAGCAGCTCATCAAGGTGGCGGCGCGCTGTCGAGAGGTCAACAATTACAACTCCACCTTCAACATCATCag TGGGCTGAATCTGGCCCCCGTGTCTCGACTAAGGGGGACTTGGGAGAAGCTACCTGCTAAGTATGACAAGCTGCTGTCCGAGCTGCAGACTGTGTTTGACCCGTCGCGCAACATGGCCAAATACCGCAGCCTGCTCAACACGCCACCCACACATACTCTCCAGCCCCCGGTCATACCGCTCTTTCCGGTCATCAAGAAGGACCTCACCTTCCTGCatgaag GAAATGATTCAAAGGTTGATGGTTTGGTGAACTTTGAGAAGCTCCGCATGATCGCCAGAGAGATCCGCCATGTGGGTCGCATGGCCACCGTCTACACAGACCCCACACTCCTCTACAGGACTAG GAAAAAGAAGTGGAGGAGTCTGGG GTCCTTGAGCCAGACGGGCAGCTCGACGGTGCTGGACATGGCCATGATGGGGCAGAAGAAACGCAGCCGTAGGGGCTCGTTCCTGGGGGCCAAGCGCCTGTACGAGGAGGAGCTGATGATGCGGCGCGTGCGCCAGTACCTGAGCACCCATGTGCACGTGCCCCAGAGCCCCGAGGAGCtgctacacacactctccctgcaGTGGGAGCCCGCCGCGCAGCCAG TGTCTAAGAGTTCAGGCGAGAGGAGGACTGTTGACTCCTCACCTGCCATGCCCCGAAGTCCCACCCCtcaagcctcacacacacacctggcccgAAGGAGATCCTCAAATAAAGAAACGTTTG gtgccAAGTCCCCACAGCCCCTGCAGAAGGTCCTCAACCACTCTGAAGAGGGGCGGAGTCAGCAGAAGAGCCAGGTAGAGGACAGCCAATCAAACGCTTCGtcactgctctcctctccacctgtTTCACCACAAAGCACACCACGCAGAG GTGTGTATCCCAGCTCAGATGTGGACCAGTACAGTCTCCTCAGCTCCTCGTCCTGTGACCTGATGGAGGACGTGCGAGGTCCACACGCCCACGTCCACATCAACATGCCCGCACACACGCAGTCCGCCAGCAACATCCTCTCTACCGCCAGGACAGAGCCTGACCAGATCAGCCTGGG ctcCTACTCTCTGTCTCAGGACCAGTGTGATCGTGCATCACTGGATGCCGCTGACAGTGGCCGCGGAAGTTGGACCTCCTGCTCGAGTGGTTCCCATGACAACATCCAGAGCATCCCGCAAAGGTGTTGGGACACTTTGTCCGAAGGTGCAGGAGGTGTGCGGGGCTACTGGACCACACCCACTGGTTACTGGGGAGACGAGCTGGAGGGGGAGACGGGAACAATCAAGCGCCGTGGTAACAAGCCTGTCATAGGTGAGTGCCGTGGTAACAAGCCTGTCATAG GTCACAGA